The sequence TCTCCTCCATGGCGTAGCGATAACCCGCATCGGCAATTTTGTCGGCTTGTCGATAGGCCATCAGCGGATATCCAGCGACTGGCGGCTCAAGGCAAAAGTCTGCCTGAGCCATGGTTCGCGCCCGCTGGTGGATGCCACCGATATGACCCGCCCGATAGAGGATCGAGCCAATCGAAGGTGTCCTGTCGCCGGTCTCCCGCAAGTAGCCCTTGAGGGTCCGCAAAACAGAAAGACGCTGCAGAGCGGGATCGACGCTCAGGATTTCGCGCACGTCGACATCCACGGCAATGATGCTGCCATTGCCGCGGCGGCGTTCGAGCGGCGTTCCGAGCCGGCCGCGCATGGAACTGACCGGGACGTTGTCGAGAATCGCGCCATCGACCAGCAGCTCACCGTCGTACAACACCGGAGGCAACAAACCCGCTGGCGAATTGCTGGCCAGCACCGCACGCCAGAGCAGGCCGCTGTCCTGCACCGTCGTACAGGCCCGACTGAGGTTACAGGCCGCAGTAAAGAACGGACGCCACAATTGCTCGATGCGTATATCGCCGAACATGCGCCGCAGATCACGCTCCATACGCTTGCCGGAGAGCAGCGAAATCAACGGTAGCGTCGGTCGTTCGCCGCCCAAAGCAAACCGCTGAGTCCTATCGCGAATTTCATCGATCGGCAGTCCGCAGGCGTATTGCGCACCGATCAGCGCGCCCATGCTGTTACCGCCGAGCACGTCGATGGGAATACCGCTTTCTTCGAGCGCCCGCAAAACGCCGAGATGCGAAAAGCCTCGCGCCCCACCACCGCCTAGGACGACACCCACCGCCCGACTCGTCAGATAGCGCGCCAGTCGCGCGTAGTCGCCCTGATGCTCGGCCCGCAATGGATAGACCCGTTCAAAGTCGCGCGCGGCCCAAGCGAGCACGTCGCCCGGCCGCTCGGCCTGGGCCCTGTGAAGCAGCGCCAGATGCTTGCGCTTCATGACGAAACCGGGCTCTGTCGTTAGCGTATTCTCCACCGCCGACACATCGCTCGATTCGTCCTCGGCCGCAACGAAGACAACCTGATCAGCCTGCCGAAATGCCATGTGCATTCTTCTCGAATCACTGGCATCGGTTTCCAGCACGATGAAATCGAACTGCTGCTCCAGTTCGTCCAGTTGCACGGTATCGAGCGTCTCGTCGCGAAATCGTCCGGTTCGCCCCATATTCGCCAAAGCCTTGGCCAGGCCTTCACAAACGTCTGCCGCCAGGCGGGCATCGCGCAGCGGTATGACAACAATGGTGTGGGCTCTCTTTTGCTCGGCCAGTTGCACGGAATAGCGCAACTGTCGGTAGACCGCCTGGGCGAACATCCTGTTCAAAGGCACGGGATGACGCTTGAGAAGCGCTTCGAAACTTTCGCGGCCGAGCAACGCAATAGTCGAATCCCGCAACGCCGTGACATCGGCAAAGCGTGTCTGCTGCAGGATCATGCTGGTTTCGCCAACCGCCTCGCCCGGACATATTTCATTGTAGAGGCTTAGCTTACCGTCCGGATCGCGCCGCGATACCCTCAGGCGACCACTAACGACGATCAGCATGCTTTCCGAGGGGTCACCCTCACGCAGAACGAGGTGCCCGCCCTTGACCGTCTGTAATTCCAGTTCGCCGGCGACATCTCGCAACACCTGTTCATCCAGGCGGCCAAAGAGCCGGCTGGCAAGCAGCACTCCGACCAGCTTATCCAAGGAAAGCGGCGCCGTCAGTCTACTCACGTTCGCACCCCGCGATCAGCCTTCAAACCGGGCTGATTGGGCAACTGACGGTGCCGGACGTCCGCACACGTTGCCGTCCCGATGTCACGCTCCGCCCACCCGTTCAAGACTCGTCTTGCCAGCGCGCGAAAATCACCGCCAAGAACGCAACCCCCGTCGCCAGTTTTCAGGATCATCTCCTCCAGCCCTTCCGCACCATCTGGTTGAAAATCCATATGCCATAGGGGGATTCCTGCGTACGGCTTTCCATTTAAGGCCGATCGACTCCTGCACTCAAAGAAATATTCCCGTGCAGTTGGGCAGAATTCCTGTTTCTTAAGTGGTTTCTCCGCCGGGTTTAACAGGTTGATGCAAAACCCCGTGAACGCCACCGGGATTGGAAGGTCATGGCCGGGATTCCCAAGAACGAGGAGTGGCGTGATGCGCGGTCAGGTCGATCCCCTGGCGGGCAGGTTCCGCTACTTCTCGGCCGATTCGCGGGTGCCGGCCGATCATCCGCTGCGTGCGATCAAGCAGTTGGCCGATGCGGCGTTGCGGGAGATCTCGGCCGAACTCGATGGACTGTATGTGGCGATCGGGCGTCCGTCGATTGCGCCTGAGCGTCTGCTCAATGGGCAATTGCTCATGGCGCTGTATTCGGTGCGCTCGGACCGACAACTGTGCGAACAGCTCGACTACAACATCCTCTTCCGTTGGTTTCTGGACATGAACCTGGAAGAGGCGATGCTGGATCAATCGAACTTCAGTCGCCTGCGTGCGCGCCTGGTGGCGACCGACACCGCCAGGCGCTTCTTCGATGAGATGGCGCGCTTGGCGCGTGCGCGGCAGTTACTCAGTGCTGACCGCTTCATGGTCGATGGCACACCCATTGACGCGTGGGCCTCGTTCAGGAGTGCGCCCCGGGTTTCACGGCGGCTCTGACCTGCCCAGCTTCTTCGGGCAGGCGTTGATTCTTGGCATCTTCGCCACGCTCTGGGCCTGCCTCTTCGTCGAGCAGAACGTGAATCGCTCGGCCTTCGCTTTCGCGGCCCAACTGGTGACGATGTGGCCTGAGCTCGAGGAAGCCCCGCAAACCCAGCGGGTCGAGGCCCCGGCGCTCAGGCGTGACTGGCGCAGACGCTACTGAGCCTGCAAGGCTCTGCCACTTTGCGGCGTTCCGCGGGAAGGGACGCGGCAGAGGACCGGGCCCCCAACTTCCTTGCCCGCAACGGACGCGTAGCGCGTCCGCCCGTTCAGCCCGCGACCAGTGCGTCCTGGCCCGTCAGCGCCTGCCCGCGGCGGTTGATCTCCACCGAGACGTGCACCAGCTCTTCGTGGATCGAGAGCCAAGTCCGCACGGTATCGGCGTCAAGTGATGTCTCGGTCACCAGACAGAGGATGCAGGCGTACTTGCCGGTGCCCACGCGCCAGACGTGCAGGTCCGCGATGTCGATCGCGATAGGCGCCGCCTCGATGACTTCGCGCACCTCCGCCACCACCGGCGCGTCCATCTCCGCATCGAGCAGCACGCGTCCGGAATCGCGCAGCAGGCGATAAGCCCACACACCGACCACGACGGCGCCCACGATACCCATCAGCGGATCGAGCCAGGCGGCCCCCCAGAGCATGCCGCCAGTCAGGGCGAGGATCGCGAGGACCGACGTCGCCGCGTCGGCGAGCACGTGCACATAGGCAGACTGCAGGTTCAGGTCGCCATGCCCATGATGCGCGTGATCGTGCCCATGATGGTGGGCGTGTCCGTGGTGTGCGCCCTTGAGGAGCCAGGCGCAGATGAGGTTCACCGCGAGTCCGATTGCAGCGACCACGATGGCCTGCCCGTAGCGGATCGGTGCGGGTGAAGCGAGGCGCAGCGCGGATTCGTACAGCATGAAGAGCGCGATCAGTCCGAGGAGCAAGGCGCTGGTGTAGCTGCCAAGAATCTCGATCTTCCAGGTGCCGAAGGCGAAACGCGTGTCGCTCGCGAGCTTGCGCGCCGAAGCGTAGGCGAAGGCCGCAAGACCCAGCGCCAGCACGTGCGAACTCATGTGCCAGCCGTCGGCGAGCAAGGCCATCGAATTGAAGACCCAGCCGCCGAAGATCTCGGCCACCATCATGAAGGCCGTGAGCGCGATGGCCAGCCGTGTGTTGCGTTCGGCCAGCGGATTGCCTTCGTCGAAGGCATGCGAATGGCGCCAGCGTTCGGCGCCTGGGGAACTCGACGGCATCGGAATCACATCTCCACGGAACATTCCATATACTATACCCCAGTATATATCCCGAGCCTTGGCCATGCCCCATACCGTCAAGAACAAGAAGGCCCTTCTGACCCGCGTGCGGCGCATCAAAGGTCAGGCCGAAGCACTGGAAACCGCGCTCAACGAGGAGCGCGACTGCTCGGCCGTGCTGCAGCAGATCGCGGCCATCCGCGGCGCGGTTTCCGGGCTCATGCTGGAGGTACTGGAAGGTCATGTGCGCGAACACCTGATGGACCCGGCAGCCAGTGCGACCGAGCGCGCGGAGGACATGGACCAGCTGCTCTCGGTCCTGCGCTCCTACATGAAGTAGGCGCCCCAACCTTCTCACGTCCTCCCC is a genomic window of Niveibacterium sp. SC-1 containing:
- the dmeF gene encoding CDF family Co(II)/Ni(II) efflux transporter DmeF; its protein translation is MPSSSPGAERWRHSHAFDEGNPLAERNTRLAIALTAFMMVAEIFGGWVFNSMALLADGWHMSSHVLALGLAAFAYASARKLASDTRFAFGTWKIEILGSYTSALLLGLIALFMLYESALRLASPAPIRYGQAIVVAAIGLAVNLICAWLLKGAHHGHAHHHGHDHAHHGHGDLNLQSAYVHVLADAATSVLAILALTGGMLWGAAWLDPLMGIVGAVVVGVWAYRLLRDSGRVLLDAEMDAPVVAEVREVIEAAPIAIDIADLHVWRVGTGKYACILCLVTETSLDADTVRTWLSIHEELVHVSVEINRRGQALTGQDALVAG
- a CDS encoding patatin-like phospholipase family protein, which translates into the protein MDKLVGVLLASRLFGRLDEQVLRDVAGELELQTVKGGHLVLREGDPSESMLIVVSGRLRVSRRDPDGKLSLYNEICPGEAVGETSMILQQTRFADVTALRDSTIALLGRESFEALLKRHPVPLNRMFAQAVYRQLRYSVQLAEQKRAHTIVVIPLRDARLAADVCEGLAKALANMGRTGRFRDETLDTVQLDELEQQFDFIVLETDASDSRRMHMAFRQADQVVFVAAEDESSDVSAVENTLTTEPGFVMKRKHLALLHRAQAERPGDVLAWAARDFERVYPLRAEHQGDYARLARYLTSRAVGVVLGGGGARGFSHLGVLRALEESGIPIDVLGGNSMGALIGAQYACGLPIDEIRDRTQRFALGGERPTLPLISLLSGKRMERDLRRMFGDIRIEQLWRPFFTAACNLSRACTTVQDSGLLWRAVLASNSPAGLLPPVLYDGELLVDGAILDNVPVSSMRGRLGTPLERRRGNGSIIAVDVDVREILSVDPALQRLSVLRTLKGYLRETGDRTPSIGSILYRAGHIGGIHQRARTMAQADFCLEPPVAGYPLMAYRQADKIADAGYRYAMEEISRWDRAAIR
- a CDS encoding metal/formaldehyde-sensitive transcriptional repressor, whose amino-acid sequence is MPHTVKNKKALLTRVRRIKGQAEALETALNEERDCSAVLQQIAAIRGAVSGLMLEVLEGHVREHLMDPAASATERAEDMDQLLSVLRSYMK